Proteins from a single region of Apium graveolens cultivar Ventura chromosome 7, ASM990537v1, whole genome shotgun sequence:
- the LOC141672150 gene encoding short-chain dehydrogenase/reductase 2b-like isoform X1, which produces MTDISSLSGKRCGLVTGGANGIGFEICRKLAENEIRVILTDRNQKDGIEAAEKLKLSRNLDVVFHHLDVKDPASIAAVANYVKSNFGKLDILVNNAGATGLVIAKPQEFRSFKDGAGFFQVIDENAHLLEGILEENYELAEDSVKTNYYGTKAVTTELLPLLQLSNSARIVNMTSFYGELKWIYNEKVKADLNNVESLTEENIDEILKWFLKDYKENNLKANGWPITVSAYKLSKAAINAYTRLLAKKFPNMLINCVHPGYTQTELTCKTGPLTPEEGARAPTMLALLPDDGPSGIYFLEMQPSTF; this is translated from the exons ATGACAGACATCAGCAGTCTGAGTGGAAAAAG GTGTGGCCTTGTGACAGGAGGAGCCAATGGAATCGGCTTTGAGATATGCAGAAAACTTGCTGAAAATGAAATTAGAGTGATATTAACAGATAGAAATCAGAAAGATGgaatagaagcagctgaaaaacTTAAACTTTCCAGGAATTTAGATGTTGTTTTTCATCACCTAGATGTAAAAGATCCAGCAAGTATTGCAGCAGTAGCAAACTATGTAAAAAGCAATTTCGGAAAACTTGACATTCTG GTGAATAATGCAGGAGCTACTGGACTAGTTATTGCAAAGCCTCAAGAATTCAGGTCCTTTAAAGATGGAGCAGGATTT TTCCAGGTGATCGATGAGAATGCACATTTATTAGAAGGGATTCTGGAAGAGAACTATGAATTAGCAGAAGATTCTGTCAAAACAAACTACTATGGAACAAAAGCGGTTACTACCGAGCTGCTGCCGCTGCTTCAACTCTCCAATTCTGCAAGAATAGTGAATATGACATCATTTTATGGTGAACTAAAG TGGATATATAATGAGAAGGTGAAAGCAGATTTGAATAATGTGGAGAGTTTAACAGAGGAAAACATTGATGAGATTCTGAAGTGGTTTCTGAAGGACTACAAGGAGAACAATTTGAAGGCTAACGGTTGGCCTATTACAGTGTCAGCTTATAAATTATCAAAAGCAGCCATCAATGCCTACACAAGACTGCTAGCAAAAAAATTCCCCAATATGCTTATCAACTGTGTTCATCCAGGCTATACCCAAACAGAATTGACTTGTAAAACAGGACCCCTAACTCCCGAGGAAGGGGCCAGAGCTCCTACAATGTTGGCACTGTTGCCGGATGATGGTCCTTCAGGCATCTACTTTTTGGAGATGCAACCATCAACTTTCTAG
- the LOC141672150 gene encoding salutaridine reductase-like isoform X2 — MTDISSLSGKRCGLVTGGANGIGFEICRKLAENEIRVILTDRNQKDGIEAAEKLKLSRNLDVVFHHLDVKDPASIAAVANYVNNAGATGLVIAKPQEFRSFKDGAGFFQVIDENAHLLEGILEENYELAEDSVKTNYYGTKAVTTELLPLLQLSNSARIVNMTSFYGELKWIYNEKVKADLNNVESLTEENIDEILKWFLKDYKENNLKANGWPITVSAYKLSKAAINAYTRLLAKKFPNMLINCVHPGYTQTELTCKTGPLTPEEGARAPTMLALLPDDGPSGIYFLEMQPSTF; from the exons ATGACAGACATCAGCAGTCTGAGTGGAAAAAG GTGTGGCCTTGTGACAGGAGGAGCCAATGGAATCGGCTTTGAGATATGCAGAAAACTTGCTGAAAATGAAATTAGAGTGATATTAACAGATAGAAATCAGAAAGATGgaatagaagcagctgaaaaacTTAAACTTTCCAGGAATTTAGATGTTGTTTTTCATCACCTAGATGTAAAAGATCCAGCAAGTATTGCAGCAGTAGCAAACTAT GTGAATAATGCAGGAGCTACTGGACTAGTTATTGCAAAGCCTCAAGAATTCAGGTCCTTTAAAGATGGAGCAGGATTT TTCCAGGTGATCGATGAGAATGCACATTTATTAGAAGGGATTCTGGAAGAGAACTATGAATTAGCAGAAGATTCTGTCAAAACAAACTACTATGGAACAAAAGCGGTTACTACCGAGCTGCTGCCGCTGCTTCAACTCTCCAATTCTGCAAGAATAGTGAATATGACATCATTTTATGGTGAACTAAAG TGGATATATAATGAGAAGGTGAAAGCAGATTTGAATAATGTGGAGAGTTTAACAGAGGAAAACATTGATGAGATTCTGAAGTGGTTTCTGAAGGACTACAAGGAGAACAATTTGAAGGCTAACGGTTGGCCTATTACAGTGTCAGCTTATAAATTATCAAAAGCAGCCATCAATGCCTACACAAGACTGCTAGCAAAAAAATTCCCCAATATGCTTATCAACTGTGTTCATCCAGGCTATACCCAAACAGAATTGACTTGTAAAACAGGACCCCTAACTCCCGAGGAAGGGGCCAGAGCTCCTACAATGTTGGCACTGTTGCCGGATGATGGTCCTTCAGGCATCTACTTTTTGGAGATGCAACCATCAACTTTCTAG
- the LOC141672151 gene encoding salutaridine reductase-like isoform X2 codes for MTDVSSLSGKRCALVTGGAKGIGFEICRKLAENEIRVILTDRNQTDGTEAVEKLKLSGNSDVVFHHLDVKDPASIAAVANYVNNAGAPGLVIAKPQEFRSFKDGAGFLQVIDENAHLLEGILEENYELAEDSVKTNYYGTKAVTTELLPLLQLSNSARIVNMTSFYGELRWIYNEKVKAELNNVESLTEENIDEILKWFLKDYKENNLKANGWPITVSAYKLSKAAINAYTRLLARKFPNMLINCVHPGYVQTDMTSKTGSYTPEEGARAPAMLALLPDDGPSGIYFLEMQPSTF; via the exons ATGACAGACGTCAGCAGTCTGAGTGGAAAAAG GTGTGCTCTTGTGACAGGAGGAGCTAAGGGAATCGGCTTTGAGATATGCAGAAAGCTTGCTGAAAATGAAATTAGAGTGATATTAACAGATAGAAATCAGACAGATGGAACAGAAGCTGTTGAAAAACTTAAACTTTCCGGGAATTCAGATGTTGTTTTTCATCACCTAGATGTAAAAGATCCAGCAAGTATTGCAGCAGTAGCAAACTAT GTGAATAATGCAGGAGCTCCTGGACTAGTTATTGCAAAGCCTCAAGAATTCAGGTCCTTTAAAGATGGAGCAGGATTT CTCCAGGTGATCGATGAGAATGCACATTTATTAGAAGGAATTCTGGAAGAGAACTATGAATTAGCAGAAGATTCTGTCAAAACAAACTACTATGGAACAAAAGCGGTTACTACCGAGCTGCTGCCGCTGCTTCAACTCTCCAATTCTGCAAGAATAGTGAATATGACATCATTTTACGGTGAACTAAGG TGGATATATAATGAGAAGGTGAAAGCAGAGTTGAATAATGTGGAGAGTTTAACAGAGGAAAACATTGATGAGATTCTGAAGTGGTTTCTGAAGGACTACAAGGAGAACAATTTGAAGGCTAACGGTTGGCCTATTACAGTGTCAGCTTATAAATTATCAAAAGCAGCCATCAATGCCTACACAAGACTGCTAGCAAGAAAATTCCCCAATATGCTTATCAATTGCGTTCATCCAGGCTATGTCCAGACAGATATGACAAGTAAGACAGGATCTTATACTCCCGAGGAAGGGGCCAGAGCTCCTGCAATGTTGGCACTGTTACCAGATGATGGCCCTTCAGGCATCTACTTTCTGGAGATGCAACCATCAACTTTCTAG
- the LOC141672151 gene encoding salutaridine reductase-like isoform X1, giving the protein MTDVSSLSGKRCALVTGGAKGIGFEICRKLAENEIRVILTDRNQTDGTEAVEKLKLSGNSDVVFHHLDVKDPASIAAVANYVKSNFGKLDILVNNAGAPGLVIAKPQEFRSFKDGAGFLQVIDENAHLLEGILEENYELAEDSVKTNYYGTKAVTTELLPLLQLSNSARIVNMTSFYGELRWIYNEKVKAELNNVESLTEENIDEILKWFLKDYKENNLKANGWPITVSAYKLSKAAINAYTRLLARKFPNMLINCVHPGYVQTDMTSKTGSYTPEEGARAPAMLALLPDDGPSGIYFLEMQPSTF; this is encoded by the exons ATGACAGACGTCAGCAGTCTGAGTGGAAAAAG GTGTGCTCTTGTGACAGGAGGAGCTAAGGGAATCGGCTTTGAGATATGCAGAAAGCTTGCTGAAAATGAAATTAGAGTGATATTAACAGATAGAAATCAGACAGATGGAACAGAAGCTGTTGAAAAACTTAAACTTTCCGGGAATTCAGATGTTGTTTTTCATCACCTAGATGTAAAAGATCCAGCAAGTATTGCAGCAGTAGCAAACTATGTAAAAAGCAATTTCGGGAAACTTGACATTCTG GTGAATAATGCAGGAGCTCCTGGACTAGTTATTGCAAAGCCTCAAGAATTCAGGTCCTTTAAAGATGGAGCAGGATTT CTCCAGGTGATCGATGAGAATGCACATTTATTAGAAGGAATTCTGGAAGAGAACTATGAATTAGCAGAAGATTCTGTCAAAACAAACTACTATGGAACAAAAGCGGTTACTACCGAGCTGCTGCCGCTGCTTCAACTCTCCAATTCTGCAAGAATAGTGAATATGACATCATTTTACGGTGAACTAAGG TGGATATATAATGAGAAGGTGAAAGCAGAGTTGAATAATGTGGAGAGTTTAACAGAGGAAAACATTGATGAGATTCTGAAGTGGTTTCTGAAGGACTACAAGGAGAACAATTTGAAGGCTAACGGTTGGCCTATTACAGTGTCAGCTTATAAATTATCAAAAGCAGCCATCAATGCCTACACAAGACTGCTAGCAAGAAAATTCCCCAATATGCTTATCAATTGCGTTCATCCAGGCTATGTCCAGACAGATATGACAAGTAAGACAGGATCTTATACTCCCGAGGAAGGGGCCAGAGCTCCTGCAATGTTGGCACTGTTACCAGATGATGGCCCTTCAGGCATCTACTTTCTGGAGATGCAACCATCAACTTTCTAG
- the LOC141670416 gene encoding salutaridine reductase-like, producing MTDISSLSKKRCALVTGGNKGIGFEICRKLAENEIRVILTSRNEKNGIEAVEKLKLSRFTDVVFHQLDLKDPASIAAVAKYVKSNFGKLDILVNNAAASALDIAKPEEFRSFKDGAGFFQVIDENAHLLKEIFVEDYELAEDCLRTNYYGTKAVTTELLPLLQLSNSARIVNVTSYYGELKLIYNEEVKAQLNNVESLTEVTIDEILKCFLKDFKENNLKANGWPIVVSPYKISKAAINAYSRLLARKFPNMLINCVHPGYVQTDMTSKTGPYTPEEGAEAPVMVALLPDDGPSGIYFFEMEPSTF from the exons ATGACAGACATCAGCAGTCTGAGTAAAAAAAG GTGTGCTCTTGTGACAGGAGGAAACAAAGGAATTGGCTTTGAGATATGCAGAAAGCTTGCTGAAAATGAAATTAGAGTGATCTTAACATCAAGAAATGAGAAAAATGGAATAGAAGCTGTTGAAAAACTTAAACTTTCGAGGTTCACAGATGTCGTTTTTCATCAACTAGATTTAAAAGATCCGGCAAGTATTGCAGCAGTAGCAAAATATGTAAAAAGCAATTTTGGAAAACTTGACATCCTG GTGAATAATGCAGCAGCTTCTGCACTAGATATTGCAAAGCCTGAAGAATTTAGGTCCTTTAAAGATGGAGCAGGATTT TTCCAGGTGATCGATGAGAATGCACATTTATTGAAAGAAATTTTTGTGGAGGACTACGAATTGGCAGAAGATTGTCTCAGAACAAACTACTATGGAACAAAAGCAGTGACTACAGAGCTGCTGCCGCTGCTTCAACTCTCCAATTCAGCAAGAATAGTAAATGTAACATCATATTATGGTGAACTAAAG TTGATTTACAATGAGGAGGTGAAAGCACAGCTGAACAATGTGGAGAGTTTAACAGAGGTGACCATTGATGAGATTTTGAAGTGCTTTCTGAAGGATTTTAAGGAGAATAACTTAAAGGCTAATGGTTGGCCAATAGTAGTGTCACCTTACAAAATATCAAAAGCTGCCATCAATGCCTATAGTAGACTGCTAGCGAGGAAATTCCCCAATATGCTTATCAATTGCGTTCATCCAGGCTATGTCCAGACCGATATGACAAGTAAGACAGGACCCTATACTCCTGAGGAAGGTGCTGAAGCTCCTGTGATGGTGGCATTGTTGCCGGATGATGGTCCTTCCGGCATTTACTTTTTTGAGATGGAACCATCAACTTTCTAA
- the LOC141675303 gene encoding protein P21-like produces the protein MMSSSSKMSYLGTLSLIIISTLLITTNAANFRIKNNCPYVVWAAASPGGGRQLNPNDGWSLDVAPGTKYARIWGRTNCNFGGGGCETGDCNGQLECKGYGKAPNTVVEYALNQFNNYDYYDISVIDGFNIPMEFGPTTDVGGECKLSSCTADIIGQCPDPLKFPGGCNNPCTVYKTNEYCCYQEPCNPTDYSRFFKERCPASLSYKADKTANYSCPGGTNYKVVFCP, from the coding sequence ATGATGTCTTCAAGCTCCAAAATGAGCTACTTAGGTACACTTTCACTGATCATCATTTCCACCCTCCTAATCACCACAAATGCAGCCAACTTCCGAATCAAAAACAACTGTCCTTATGTCGTGTGGGCTGCTGCCTCTCCAGGTGGTGGTCGCCAACTCAATCCTAATGATGGATGGTCGTTGGACGTTGCTCCTGGAACCAAATATGCTCGTATCTGGGGTCGAACTAACTGCAACTTTGGTGGTGGTGGTTGTGAAACTGGAGATTGCAACGGGCAGCTTGAGTGCAAAGGGTATGGCAAAGCACCAAATACAGTAGTCGAATATGCATTAAACCAATTCAATAACTACGATTATTACGACATTTCAGTAATTGATGGTTTTAATATTCCTATGGAATTTGGTCCAACTACTGATGTTGGAGGGGAATGCAAACTAAGTAGTTGTACAGCTGATATCATCGGACAATGTCCTGATCCGTTAAAGTTCCCTGGAGGGTGTAATAACCCGTGTACGGTTTACAAGACGAATGAATACTGTTGCTATCAGGAACCATGTAATCCGACAGATTATTCGAGGTTTTTTAAGGAGAGGTGTCCTGCTTCTCTTAGTTACAAAGCTGATAAAACAGCTAATTATAGTTGTCCTGGTGGTACGAACTATAAAGTTGTGTTTTGTCCTTGA